A genomic stretch from Leptotrichia sp. HSP-536 includes:
- a CDS encoding HutP family protein codes for MEENNKSVEICRIALKMSISSRDEEKKLMQDYRKVGIRTAAVNVGGAMPQSRFKFIESALMAAKRNNLIQDVHAHDGAVIGAMREAMSQIEAIINGLSVGGKIGLAREGEHLAVAIFLSVGILQFNEVITSVAHRSVSILDNEK; via the coding sequence ATGGAAGAAAATAATAAAAGTGTGGAAATATGCAGAATAGCATTAAAAATGTCAATTTCTTCACGTGATGAAGAAAAAAAATTGATGCAGGATTATAGAAAAGTTGGTATAAGAACTGCTGCAGTGAATGTCGGTGGTGCAATGCCCCAATCACGCTTTAAATTTATAGAAAGTGCATTAATGGCGGCAAAACGGAATAATCTGATTCAGGATGTGCATGCTCACGATGGTGCTGTAATTGGTGCAATGCGGGAAGCGATGAGTCAAATTGAAGCGATTATAAATGGACTTAGTGTTGGTGGAAAAATTGGACTGGCAAGGGAAGGGGAACATTTGGCTGTGGCGATATTTCTTAGTGTGGGAATATTGCAGTTTAATGAAGTGATAACTTCTGTTGCACATCGTTCTGTTTCAATATTAGATAATGAAAAATAA
- the aroQ gene encoding type II 3-dehydroquinate dehydratase, with product MKKIMIINGPNLNFLGIREKGIYGNDDYESICSYIKGKFADKNVRIDILQSNSEGKLIDFLQSAYFRNFDGIVINPGAYTHYSYAIFDAIKSISIPTVEVHLSNIHEREEFRKISVTASACVAQIYGKGKDGYVEAVELLLKR from the coding sequence AAAAAATAATGATTATAAATGGTCCTAATCTGAATTTTTTAGGAATTAGGGAAAAAGGAATTTACGGAAATGATGATTATGAAAGTATTTGCAGCTATATAAAAGGAAAATTTGCAGATAAAAATGTAAGAATAGATATTTTGCAGTCAAATTCTGAAGGAAAACTTATTGACTTTTTACAGTCAGCATATTTTAGAAACTTTGACGGAATTGTAATAAATCCAGGAGCTTATACTCATTATAGCTATGCAATTTTTGATGCGATAAAGTCAATATCAATTCCAACTGTGGAAGTGCATTTGAGCAATATTCACGAAAGAGAGGAATTTAGAAAAATTTCAGTTACGGCATCTGCCTGTGTTGCCCAAATTTATGGAAAAGGTAAAGATGGATATGTGGAAGCTGTTGAGCTTCTTTTAAAAAGATAA
- a CDS encoding HAD family hydrolase: MGKKFFDEIELFLFDMDGLLFDTETIYVEYGREVAKEMGYTITNEIIEKTTGLTDERARIIYKEELGQEFPYDEMMGTVKDHIFEKALKGEVSLKSGAIEILEFLKNRNKQMILATSSDLRMANALTKGKDVKKYFSHFITAEDVTHGKPDPEVFLTGAKKAGVSPEKTAVFEDSFNGVRAANAAGTFPIMVPDKLNPTEEIMKLVYKKFDNLLEVLDYFEGK; the protein is encoded by the coding sequence ATGGGGAAAAAATTTTTTGATGAAATTGAATTATTTTTGTTCGATATGGATGGATTATTGTTTGATACTGAAACAATTTATGTGGAATATGGACGTGAAGTGGCTAAGGAAATGGGATACACAATTACAAATGAGATTATAGAAAAAACAACAGGTCTTACGGATGAACGCGCAAGAATAATTTATAAAGAAGAATTGGGACAGGAATTTCCATATGATGAAATGATGGGGACAGTTAAGGATCATATATTTGAAAAAGCTCTAAAAGGTGAAGTTTCGTTAAAGTCAGGTGCAATAGAAATATTGGAATTTTTGAAAAACAGAAATAAACAGATGATATTGGCTACTTCATCAGATTTGCGTATGGCAAATGCATTAACTAAAGGAAAAGATGTGAAAAAATATTTTTCTCATTTTATCACAGCAGAAGATGTAACTCATGGAAAGCCAGATCCAGAAGTATTTTTGACAGGAGCGAAAAAAGCTGGAGTATCTCCCGAAAAAACAGCTGTATTTGAAGATTCATTCAATGGAGTAAGGGCTGCAAATGCAGCAGGAACTTTTCCAATTATGGTGCCAGATAAATTAAATCCAACAGAGGAGATTATGAAATTGGTTTATAAAAAATTTGACAATTTATTGGAAGTACTTGATTATTTTGAGGGAAAATAA